One genomic region from Candidatus Margulisiibacteriota bacterium encodes:
- a CDS encoding MBL fold metallo-hydrolase, protein MQVQRIRVGAIDTICYIITTAQNQSIIIDPGAEPDKITSFIEQKKIVPKFILLTHGHYDHIEAINVLRQKYQLPVYVSEEDQKLLKPEIWSLLLGRNFANVSAADHLLKDGDTLELDELTVNVIYTPGHSPGSLSFVIENCVFSGDTLFAGGAVGRTDLWGGSQEQIVNSIKNKLFLLPDDYIIYPGHGNSSTIGKEKAIHSRYKILN, encoded by the coding sequence ATGCAGGTCCAGCGTATTCGGGTTGGCGCAATCGACACAATTTGTTATATCATAACAACTGCGCAAAACCAGTCCATAATTATCGATCCTGGGGCGGAACCGGATAAAATAACTAGTTTTATTGAGCAAAAAAAGATCGTTCCAAAGTTTATTCTCTTAACACATGGACATTACGACCATATAGAAGCGATAAATGTTCTCAGACAAAAATATCAACTGCCGGTCTATGTTAGCGAAGAGGATCAAAAACTTTTGAAACCTGAAATCTGGAGCCTGCTCCTGGGGCGCAATTTTGCCAATGTATCTGCAGCCGATCATTTGTTAAAAGACGGTGATACACTTGAACTGGATGAATTGACTGTTAATGTAATATACACACCGGGGCATTCTCCGGGTTCGCTGTCTTTTGTAATTGAAAACTGTGTTTTCTCGGGCGACACCCTCTTCGCGGGCGGTGCAGTCGGCCGGACAGATCTCTGGGGCGGCTCGCAGGAGCAAATCGTAAACTCCATAAAAAACAAACTTTTTTTGCTACCGGATGATTATATTATTTACCCCGGGCATGGCAATAGTTCGACCATCGGAAAAGAAAAAGCGATCCATTCCCGATATAAAATTCTAAACTGA
- a CDS encoding SurA N-terminal domain-containing protein, with product MKKVFISIIFFIATLAMADQYVAVVDGVTINFKTFNKMVQDSVSEYKKNLFLASDAKLSDEEIDSIKQSVLSTLIEDTMLASYAGKERITINETEIKKRINDLEKGFPSREEFLKTLKNQHITTDNLKSNIKKQITKDKIMASIYHDYEEISSQDILFYLKKNMLINMAVQYNLTLLVTDDALYLERLKDFSITSENWESLKIDKALSYFSKNISDEELPITIKDMIVVSELKKYSTIDTLEDNHYFMIMVNHIENISLVDTNSISASVRNALKAEKRNRYFNQWIEDQKAKSKILINQELIKKEQQQSKPKYLFQDFWSPFKKKTSEVDSK from the coding sequence ATGAAAAAGGTCTTTATAAGCATAATTTTCTTTATAGCAACATTGGCCATGGCCGATCAATACGTAGCCGTTGTAGATGGCGTTACCATTAACTTTAAAACATTTAACAAAATGGTGCAGGATTCTGTTTCGGAATATAAAAAAAATTTATTCCTGGCCAGTGATGCCAAATTGAGCGACGAGGAAATAGACAGCATCAAACAATCAGTTCTGAGCACACTAATTGAAGACACCATGTTGGCTAGTTATGCCGGGAAAGAAAGAATCACTATAAATGAAACAGAAATAAAAAAGCGCATCAATGATCTGGAAAAAGGTTTTCCTTCCAGAGAAGAATTTCTAAAAACACTCAAAAACCAACATATAACAACTGATAATTTAAAAAGCAATATAAAAAAACAAATAACCAAGGATAAAATTATGGCCTCAATTTATCACGATTATGAAGAAATAAGCTCGCAGGATATATTGTTTTATCTCAAAAAAAATATGCTGATCAATATGGCTGTTCAATATAACTTGACCTTGCTGGTTACCGATGATGCACTTTATCTGGAAAGATTAAAAGATTTTTCCATTACATCGGAAAATTGGGAGTCTTTAAAAATCGATAAGGCCTTGTCCTATTTTTCAAAGAATATATCTGATGAAGAATTACCGATTACTATTAAGGATATGATAGTTGTCAGCGAATTAAAGAAATATTCAACCATAGATACGCTGGAAGACAACCATTATTTTATGATAATGGTAAATCACATCGAGAACATTTCGCTGGTAGATACAAACAGTATTTCGGCTTCTGTGCGTAATGCCCTGAAGGCTGAAAAAAGGAATAGATACTTTAATCAATGGATTGAAGATCAAAAAGCTAAAAGCAAGATTTTAATTAACCAGGAGCTAATAAAAAAGGAACAACAGCAATCGAAACCTAAATATTTATTCCAGGATTTTTGGTCACCTTTCAAAAAGAAAACATCTGAGGTAGACTCTAAATAA
- a CDS encoding MGMT family protein, with protein sequence MASSELFEQIYKIVRKIPKGKVTSYGVIAKILGVNPRVVGYALHRNPSAEKTPCHRVVFKDGSLTPGYVFGGEGAQRELLQKEGVKFNKSGQVDQKYLWNIRI encoded by the coding sequence ATGGCCTCGAGTGAGCTCTTTGAGCAAATTTACAAAATTGTTAGAAAAATTCCCAAAGGTAAAGTGACGAGTTACGGAGTAATCGCCAAGATACTAGGTGTTAACCCCAGAGTGGTAGGCTATGCATTGCATCGGAATCCCTCAGCAGAGAAAACACCATGCCACAGGGTGGTTTTTAAAGACGGCTCTTTGACTCCCGGTTATGTGTTCGGCGGAGAGGGAGCGCAAAGGGAACTGCTTCAAAAAGAAGGAGTTAAATTTAATAAATCAGGCCAGGTAGACCAAAAATATTTGTGGAACATCCGGATTTAG
- a CDS encoding LacI family DNA-binding transcriptional regulator: MITQKELAKKCGVSVSAVSAAFKRPQHLSREVREKILAAALDMGYFSAKTEVKNIGLLFNNFHDHFFGEYYNEIIYGIMERLSQLNLRCQIFNKVPEKYADICELHGFLVVGNNTVSIAKPLLDFKMPTVLVECTKKEAETFSRIYFDNYSGVKQLTDYLLYCGHHNIAVLNGETDPEDFFWKNFQKAILDSFAENNVSSTHMKFYQADYSNIQTVELNINKILSTNKNVSCIMCSNDLFAYQTLKILSGYGIKVPEQISLTGFDGINLPFYLNEPEVKLTTVFADRTDISKQAVDLLLQVIPDKKMRIVKMETKLLIGKSVKRLRV; the protein is encoded by the coding sequence GTGATTACGCAAAAAGAGCTGGCTAAAAAATGTGGAGTATCGGTGTCTGCGGTATCCGCAGCCTTTAAAAGACCACAGCATTTATCCAGAGAAGTGCGAGAAAAGATTCTTGCCGCAGCACTTGATATGGGCTATTTCTCCGCAAAAACTGAAGTGAAAAACATAGGCTTATTATTTAACAATTTCCACGATCATTTTTTTGGTGAATATTATAATGAAATTATTTATGGAATTATGGAGAGGCTTTCGCAGCTTAACCTGCGTTGCCAGATTTTTAACAAAGTACCGGAAAAATATGCCGACATCTGTGAGTTACATGGTTTTCTGGTTGTTGGCAATAATACGGTTTCTATAGCTAAGCCCCTGCTGGATTTCAAAATGCCGACAGTTCTGGTGGAATGTACAAAAAAAGAAGCTGAAACATTCTCCCGGATTTATTTTGATAATTATAGCGGAGTAAAGCAGCTCACAGATTATTTACTGTATTGCGGGCATCACAATATAGCCGTTCTTAACGGCGAAACCGATCCGGAAGACTTTTTCTGGAAGAATTTTCAAAAGGCTATCCTGGATTCTTTTGCTGAAAATAATGTTAGCAGCACTCACATGAAATTTTATCAGGCGGATTATTCTAACATTCAAACTGTTGAGTTAAATATTAACAAAATATTATCCACCAACAAAAATGTAAGTTGCATCATGTGCTCCAACGATCTGTTTGCTTATCAAACTTTAAAAATTTTATCAGGATATGGAATAAAAGTTCCCGAACAGATATCTTTGACTGGGTTTGATGGTATTAATCTGCCCTTTTACTTAAATGAACCAGAGGTTAAGCTGACTACAGTGTTTGCCGACAGAACAGATATTAGCAAACAGGCGGTAGATCTTTTGCTGCAAGTTATTCCTGATAAAAAAATGCGTATTGTAAAAATGGAAACCAAACTGCTTATAGGTAAGTCTGTTAAAAGGTTAAGAGTTTAA
- the cls gene encoding cardiolipin synthase: MTAEILSHIYTFFLNINFIFIIIVLFSKKNPTKIISWLLVLYFIPPIGFVLYLFFGINWRKRVIQARVSESSYFQTLKELPPKQALEQQIAASMEATKKRAIINIATFTTHLPVSWNNSIQLFNDTDDAFQAILFDISQAKHHIHLEYYIFQNDETGKLFKNLLLNKAKEKVKIKLILDALGSKKGLDHGLLKDLHHPNIEISLFHPFFLLNLSANHRNHRKIVIIDGTIGYLGGMNIGNEYLGKDLRFGYWRDTVAKVSGDAVLSMQAIFFQDWFFTTKKKLQRNSYFFPDLADQAFGDCAVQIMPSSPHEKWDTIAQLYFEAIASAEKTLYITTPYFIPDEALLMALKTAALGGCDVKILIPGKPDNMIVYLATFSFVEEVMEAGVEFYVYNPHRFIHSKVITVDGVFATIGSANVDQRSMNINFEINALIYNSQVVNKLNMDFLEDIKNSTKINSIDIKKKNIIQKTAESVARLFSPIL; encoded by the coding sequence ATGACAGCTGAAATTTTATCTCATATTTACACCTTTTTTTTAAATATCAATTTTATTTTTATCATCATTGTTTTATTTTCTAAAAAAAATCCGACAAAAATAATCAGCTGGCTATTGGTATTATATTTCATACCACCAATAGGTTTTGTGCTCTATCTTTTCTTTGGAATTAACTGGCGTAAACGTGTAATTCAGGCTCGAGTATCAGAATCAAGTTATTTTCAGACATTAAAAGAATTGCCCCCAAAACAGGCTCTGGAGCAGCAAATCGCAGCCAGTATGGAAGCCACCAAAAAACGCGCCATTATAAATATCGCCACCTTTACTACCCATTTGCCGGTAAGCTGGAATAATTCCATACAACTATTTAATGACACAGATGATGCTTTTCAGGCTATTCTCTTTGATATCTCTCAGGCCAAACACCATATACATCTGGAATATTATATTTTTCAAAATGACGAAACCGGCAAACTTTTTAAAAATCTTCTGCTCAATAAAGCAAAAGAAAAGGTTAAAATCAAGCTGATCCTGGACGCTCTTGGCTCAAAAAAGGGTTTGGACCATGGCCTTTTAAAAGACTTACATCATCCCAATATTGAAATTTCTCTTTTTCATCCTTTTTTTCTGCTAAACCTTTCCGCGAACCATAGGAATCACCGCAAAATAGTGATTATTGACGGTACTATCGGCTATCTGGGGGGCATGAATATCGGCAATGAATATCTGGGAAAAGATTTACGCTTCGGCTACTGGCGCGATACGGTTGCAAAAGTCTCGGGTGATGCAGTGTTAAGTATGCAGGCTATTTTTTTTCAGGACTGGTTTTTTACAACCAAAAAGAAACTTCAACGTAACAGTTACTTCTTTCCTGATTTGGCTGACCAGGCTTTTGGCGATTGTGCAGTACAAATTATGCCCAGCTCCCCTCATGAAAAATGGGATACTATAGCGCAGCTTTATTTTGAAGCAATCGCTTCCGCCGAGAAAACATTATATATTACTACTCCTTATTTCATACCTGATGAGGCTCTGCTTATGGCTCTGAAAACAGCTGCGCTAGGCGGTTGTGATGTAAAGATACTTATACCCGGCAAACCTGATAATATGATCGTTTATCTGGCAACTTTTTCGTTTGTGGAAGAAGTAATGGAAGCCGGTGTGGAATTTTATGTATATAATCCGCACAGGTTTATACACTCCAAAGTAATAACAGTAGACGGAGTTTTTGCCACTATCGGAAGTGCCAATGTGGACCAGCGCAGCATGAATATCAATTTTGAGATAAACGCATTGATTTATAATAGTCAGGTCGTCAACAAGTTGAACATGGACTTTCTTGAGGATATTAAAAACAGCACCAAAATAAATTCAATCGATATAAAAAAGAAAAATATTATTCAAAAAACCGCTGAATCTGTGGCAAGATTATTTTCACCTATTTTGTGA
- the mazG gene encoding nucleoside triphosphate pyrophosphohydrolase: MHDYLLKYQELTDIVKKLLSPEGCPWDREQTHETLKNYLIEEAYEFVEAVEENDYLKMEEELGDLLFHVVIHSVIAEQNNKFSLQSVAEKISQKMIRRHPHVFGDGKVSSVDEVWKNWDSIKRKEKKEKSDNNKAESMLHNVPKNLPALLRAEKIQKRVARVGFDWADVSKVWNKVHEELQELKDAVKEDSKEHIREEVGDLLFSVVNLCRKLDIDPEDALQHSNKKFISRFSYLENKFIEKKKDISESSLEEMDFLWNEAKRAKQ, from the coding sequence ATGCATGATTATTTGTTAAAATATCAGGAACTGACCGATATTGTAAAAAAACTATTATCTCCCGAAGGCTGCCCCTGGGACCGGGAACAAACTCATGAGACATTAAAAAATTATCTAATTGAAGAAGCTTACGAATTTGTTGAGGCTGTGGAAGAGAATGACTATCTGAAAATGGAAGAAGAGCTGGGGGATCTGTTGTTCCATGTGGTTATTCATTCTGTTATCGCGGAACAAAACAACAAATTTTCCTTACAATCCGTTGCCGAGAAAATCTCTCAAAAGATGATACGTAGGCATCCACATGTATTCGGGGATGGAAAAGTTTCTTCAGTTGATGAGGTTTGGAAAAACTGGGACAGTATCAAAAGAAAAGAAAAAAAAGAAAAGTCAGATAACAATAAAGCAGAATCCATGCTGCATAATGTGCCGAAAAATTTGCCGGCCTTGCTGCGAGCGGAAAAAATTCAAAAACGTGTAGCCAGAGTCGGTTTTGACTGGGCAGACGTAAGTAAGGTCTGGAACAAGGTTCATGAGGAATTGCAGGAACTGAAAGACGCGGTAAAAGAAGATAGTAAAGAACATATTCGGGAGGAAGTCGGTGACTTGCTGTTTTCGGTTGTTAATTTGTGCCGCAAGCTGGATATTGATCCGGAGGATGCACTGCAACATTCCAATAAAAAATTTATCAGCCGGTTTTCTTATTTGGAAAACAAGTTCATAGAAAAAAAGAAAGATATCAGCGAATCATCCCTTGAAGAAATGGATTTTCTCTGGAATGAGGCCAAGCGCGCAAAACAGTAA
- a CDS encoding metallophosphoesterase family protein, with protein sequence MKTIYAIGDIHGQLEMLTALIKKINLKPDDLLIFLGDYIDRGPDPRGVIDYLLGLAETQECIFLKGNHEDMMLRALAGDASYYQMWMLNGGEKTINSYGRETEIIRLHGKFFQTLLPYYSTDKYFFVHAGINPNKPLNKQTEHDLLWIREEFINNPTHIDKKVIFGHTHYNEPLVLKDKIGIDTSAAWGGPLTAIMLPAERFICVKNNLPH encoded by the coding sequence ATGAAAACAATCTATGCTATCGGTGATATACATGGCCAGCTGGAAATGCTCACTGCGCTTATCAAGAAAATAAATTTAAAACCCGATGACCTTTTAATTTTTCTGGGAGATTATATCGACAGAGGGCCTGATCCTCGTGGTGTTATTGATTATCTTCTTGGTTTGGCCGAAACACAGGAGTGCATATTCCTGAAAGGCAATCATGAGGACATGATGCTCAGGGCTTTGGCCGGAGATGCTTCTTATTATCAAATGTGGATGTTAAATGGCGGAGAAAAAACAATAAACAGTTATGGTCGCGAAACAGAAATTATAAGATTACATGGGAAATTTTTTCAAACGCTTCTGCCTTATTATTCAACAGACAAATATTTTTTTGTACACGCCGGCATTAATCCCAATAAACCTTTAAATAAACAAACGGAACATGACCTGCTCTGGATAAGGGAGGAGTTTATCAATAACCCTACTCATATTGATAAAAAAGTAATTTTCGGTCATACGCATTACAACGAACCGTTAGTTTTAAAGGATAAAATCGGCATCGATACCAGCGCGGCCTGGGGAGGGCCTTTAACAGCGATAATGCTGCCCGCAGAGAGGTTTATCTGCGTAAAAAATAATTTGCCACATTAG
- a CDS encoding lysophospholipid acyltransferase family protein, producing the protein MFGVFLNLLYSLYFIFISFFLYFLFSIPIFITYPFLGRKKHYYYSVFARAWARTILFLCGLYPKITGRMSDAGKSYIYIFNHQSQLDILIALAVLPPGFLFIAKEELFNIPLLGSSMKKCGYIAINRKNTKKARETIEQINEMVRKGTSILIFPEGTRSRTGKLGTVKRGTIMIAFDTETPLLPVVLNPAYKVMPKGSLFLKRQPIRLVFGHPLVFDWTNRSREYSIKTAENIEKILSEMLAKIK; encoded by the coding sequence ATGTTCGGTGTTTTCTTAAATTTGCTTTATTCCCTGTATTTTATTTTTATCAGTTTTTTTCTGTATTTTTTATTCTCAATTCCGATTTTTATTACCTACCCTTTTCTGGGGAGGAAAAAGCATTATTATTACTCTGTGTTTGCCAGGGCCTGGGCCAGAACAATTCTTTTTCTCTGCGGTCTTTATCCCAAAATCACAGGCAGAATGTCTGATGCCGGAAAATCATATATCTATATTTTTAATCACCAAAGCCAGTTGGATATACTTATTGCTCTGGCAGTGCTGCCTCCGGGGTTTTTATTCATTGCCAAAGAGGAACTATTTAATATCCCCTTGTTAGGCAGCTCAATGAAAAAGTGCGGTTATATAGCAATAAACCGCAAGAATACCAAAAAAGCCCGTGAAACTATCGAACAGATAAACGAAATGGTCAGAAAAGGTACTTCTATTTTAATTTTTCCAGAAGGAACACGTAGCCGGACAGGAAAGCTCGGTACTGTTAAACGCGGTACCATTATGATCGCTTTTGATACTGAAACTCCCTTGCTCCCGGTGGTCCTTAATCCAGCCTACAAAGTTATGCCCAAGGGTTCACTTTTTTTAAAACGTCAACCAATACGTCTTGTGTTCGGTCATCCTCTGGTTTTTGATTGGACAAACAGAAGCAGGGAATATAGCATCAAAACCGCTGAGAACATCGAAAAAATTCTTAGTGAGATGCTTGCAAAAATAAAATGA
- the eno gene encoding phosphopyruvate hydratase, whose protein sequence is MSEIIDIRAREVLDSRGNPTVEVELQCEDGAFGRAIVPSGASTGAHEAVELRDGDKSRYLGKGVLKAVKNVNEIIAEEIIGYDVTEQRKLDYKMIELDGTENKGKLGANAILGVSLAAARAAAVSRGLPIYQYIGGVNAYQLPVPMMNILNGGKHADSTVDIQEFMVMPVGAPNFREALRCGAETFHSLKKVLSSKGLNTAVGDEGGFAPNLKTNEEAIQIILEAIEKAGYKPGKDVMIALDVAATELFQNNVYNFKGEGVTRTSAELVDFYVSLANKYPIISIEDGLSEDDWAGWKLMTEKLGSKIQIVGDDLFVTNTKRLSRGINEGIANSILIKVNQIGTLTETLEAIQMAKEAGYTAVISHRSGETEDCTISDIVVATNTGQIKTGSASRTDRIVKYNQLLRIEEELADAAVYKGLKTFYNLNRS, encoded by the coding sequence ATGTCAGAAATTATAGATATCAGAGCAAGAGAAGTTTTGGATTCCAGGGGTAACCCAACAGTCGAGGTGGAATTACAATGCGAAGACGGCGCTTTCGGCAGGGCAATAGTTCCTTCCGGCGCTTCAACCGGAGCACACGAAGCAGTAGAATTGCGAGATGGAGATAAGAGCCGCTATTTGGGTAAAGGTGTTCTAAAGGCTGTAAAAAATGTTAATGAAATAATTGCCGAAGAAATAATCGGCTATGATGTTACCGAACAAAGAAAACTGGACTACAAAATGATTGAGCTGGACGGTACGGAAAACAAAGGAAAACTTGGCGCCAACGCCATTCTTGGTGTGTCTCTGGCTGCGGCCAGAGCGGCAGCAGTGAGCCGTGGCTTGCCTATATATCAATATATCGGTGGTGTAAATGCTTATCAATTGCCGGTACCTATGATGAATATTTTAAATGGCGGCAAGCATGCGGACAGCACCGTGGATATTCAGGAATTTATGGTTATGCCGGTAGGCGCGCCGAATTTTCGTGAAGCATTAAGGTGCGGAGCTGAAACGTTTCATTCCTTAAAAAAAGTACTTTCTTCCAAAGGTTTAAACACTGCCGTAGGTGATGAGGGAGGATTTGCGCCCAATTTGAAAACCAATGAAGAAGCCATCCAGATTATTTTGGAAGCTATAGAAAAAGCAGGATATAAACCCGGTAAAGATGTAATGATCGCTTTGGATGTAGCAGCGACCGAACTCTTTCAGAACAATGTTTATAATTTTAAAGGTGAAGGCGTTACCAGAACTTCAGCCGAGCTTGTGGATTTCTATGTAAGTCTGGCCAATAAATATCCTATTATTTCTATTGAAGACGGTCTTTCCGAAGATGATTGGGCAGGCTGGAAGCTTATGACCGAAAAATTGGGCAGTAAGATTCAAATTGTCGGCGACGATTTGTTCGTAACCAATACCAAAAGATTATCCAGAGGTATCAATGAAGGCATAGCCAATTCCATACTGATTAAAGTAAATCAGATCGGCACTTTGACTGAAACGCTGGAAGCTATACAGATGGCCAAGGAAGCAGGATACACTGCGGTTATTTCGCACAGATCAGGAGAAACAGAAGATTGTACGATTTCAGATATCGTTGTAGCAACCAATACAGGCCAGATCAAGACTGGATCCGCCAGCCGTACGGATCGTATAGTAAAATACAACCAACTCTTGAGAATTGAGGAAGAATTGGCAGACGCAGCCGTTTACAAGGGCTTAAAAACATTTTATAATTTGAATAGAAGTTAG
- a CDS encoding PEGA domain-containing protein translates to MSKTRFFITVTFFILMSFSYLWAENLNIINENPEAEIYLDGVMVGKEAAYNLNVTPGSHHVRVVLQGNTVFSQIVEVEYGKTKSINTTHFVDIKTDMANKGAKIQEAERIREAKGDLALGFYLGDISSGLSMKWFPFKDIGFQAMGWWASNPDSSLTSLEIRPVFTLVNTIAFNRPMSLYFALGSASRASTYVSPKETGELLEAVLGFEFSGAIVGIPLSSTSSAYHDRDSNIMASAVGAGGLALSFFENAYIDVEIGIERMMINNNLRYEGVKFSTGLFFYF, encoded by the coding sequence ATGAGCAAAACAAGGTTTTTTATAACAGTTACTTTTTTTATCCTGATGTCGTTCAGTTATTTATGGGCAGAAAATTTAAATATTATAAATGAAAATCCCGAAGCCGAAATTTATCTGGACGGGGTCATGGTAGGCAAGGAAGCTGCCTATAATCTTAATGTAACACCCGGCTCTCATCATGTGCGAGTGGTTCTTCAGGGCAATACTGTTTTTTCTCAAATTGTAGAAGTAGAATATGGCAAAACAAAAAGCATTAACACCACTCATTTTGTCGATATCAAAACCGATATGGCCAATAAAGGAGCGAAAATTCAGGAAGCTGAAAGGATCAGAGAGGCTAAAGGTGATCTTGCCCTTGGATTTTATCTCGGAGATATCAGCTCGGGCTTAAGCATGAAATGGTTCCCTTTTAAAGATATAGGGTTCCAGGCTATGGGTTGGTGGGCTTCTAATCCTGACAGCAGCCTTACAAGCCTGGAAATAAGGCCGGTATTTACACTGGTAAATACAATAGCTTTTAATCGGCCCATGAGTTTATATTTTGCTCTAGGCAGCGCCAGCCGCGCATCCACTTACGTTTCTCCCAAAGAAACCGGAGAACTCCTGGAGGCAGTGCTGGGCTTTGAATTCAGCGGCGCAATTGTGGGGATTCCGTTATCTTCAACTTCCAGCGCTTATCATGACCGCGATTCCAACATTATGGCTTCCGCAGTGGGAGCCGGTGGTTTAGCTCTTAGTTTTTTTGAAAATGCTTATATTGATGTAGAAATCGGAATAGAAAGAATGATGATAAATAATAACTTGCGTTATGAGGGTGTAAAATTCAGCACAGGGCTGTTTTTTTACTTTTAA
- the folD gene encoding bifunctional methylenetetrahydrofolate dehydrogenase/methenyltetrahydrofolate cyclohydrolase FolD, whose amino-acid sequence MDNKFSKKIIDGKLAAAQIKQEVIKQVKGLKKRGITPGLTVIIVGENQASQVYVRNKEKDASEVGFKSEVIKLDKDISEQKLLQLIKKLNSDKTVHGLLVQLPLPRHINESKVINTISPEKDVDGFHPINIGKLVTGDETGFVSCTPGGIIWLLKSAGIDLEGKEAVIVGRSNIVGKPMIHLLLRENATVTVCHSRTVNLAEVCKRADVLIAAVGKSRLIKKEFVKKGAVVVDVGINREEKGLCGDVDCEEVMPFVSRITPVPGGVGPMTRAMLLLNTIKAVKLQNGLE is encoded by the coding sequence ATGGATAACAAATTTTCAAAAAAAATAATTGATGGAAAGCTTGCAGCGGCTCAAATAAAGCAGGAAGTTATTAAACAGGTAAAAGGGCTGAAAAAAAGGGGGATTACTCCCGGGCTTACAGTTATTATTGTTGGTGAAAATCAGGCTTCTCAGGTATATGTGCGCAATAAGGAAAAAGACGCATCTGAAGTCGGTTTCAAGTCTGAAGTTATAAAACTGGATAAAGATATCAGTGAACAGAAATTATTGCAATTAATAAAAAAATTAAACAGCGACAAAACCGTACACGGCCTTCTGGTGCAGCTGCCGTTACCTCGGCACATTAATGAATCCAAAGTGATAAATACAATAAGTCCGGAAAAAGATGTTGACGGCTTTCATCCCATAAATATCGGTAAACTGGTAACCGGAGACGAAACCGGCTTTGTCTCCTGCACACCTGGCGGCATAATCTGGTTGCTTAAAAGTGCAGGCATTGATTTGGAAGGAAAAGAGGCAGTCATTGTAGGCCGCAGCAACATAGTCGGCAAGCCAATGATTCATTTGTTGTTACGTGAAAACGCTACTGTAACGGTTTGTCATTCCCGCACTGTTAATTTGGCCGAAGTTTGCAAACGGGCTGATGTGCTTATTGCCGCAGTAGGAAAAAGCAGGTTGATAAAAAAAGAATTTGTAAAAAAAGGCGCCGTAGTTGTGGATGTGGGTATTAACCGTGAAGAAAAAGGTTTATGCGGAGATGTGGATTGCGAAGAGGTAATGCCGTTTGTATCCAGGATCACACCTGTGCCCGGCGGGGTTGGCCCAATGACCAGGGCGATGCTGCTTCTTAATACCATAAAAGCAGTAAAACTACAAAATGGCCTCGAGTGA
- a CDS encoding S1 RNA-binding domain-containing protein: MIAINNSEEQPLEIGSIVEGTISGITSFGAFVKLPGRVEGLIHISEIANEYVTNIENYVSLGNTVKIKVLGLNKKNKYDLSLKQANTDTQKGTDDSRKVGMNSSNNKMVGKYRKVDKDTLNPFEEKIMDFLKRSEEKQIDLKKNIQLKQGVKKRKKK; this comes from the coding sequence GTGATCGCGATTAATAACAGTGAAGAACAGCCGCTAGAGATTGGCAGTATTGTAGAAGGAACAATCTCGGGCATAACAAGTTTCGGTGCTTTTGTAAAACTTCCGGGTAGAGTTGAGGGCCTGATACACATTTCCGAAATTGCCAATGAATATGTTACCAACATAGAAAATTATGTAAGCCTGGGTAATACCGTCAAGATTAAAGTGTTGGGGTTGAATAAGAAAAACAAGTATGATTTATCTTTGAAACAAGCCAATACAGATACTCAAAAAGGTACTGATGATTCCAGAAAAGTTGGAATGAATTCCTCTAACAACAAGATGGTGGGCAAATATCGCAAGGTAGATAAAGATACACTTAATCCTTTTGAAGAAAAAATTATGGATTTCCTTAAAAGAAGCGAGGAAAAGCAGATAGACTTAAAAAAGAATATTCAGTTAAAACAGGGCGTTAAGAAGCGTAAAAAAAAATAG
- a CDS encoding septum formation initiator family protein codes for MRKKIFIYVLGFVIIYLTYINVKVLYFNIKYSFEINRIKKEIVKEKVLQDDLKDKIKDTKKESYIEEKARTILGLVKKGEVAYQIINKKGDRD; via the coding sequence TTGAGAAAAAAAATATTTATATACGTTCTGGGGTTTGTTATCATATACTTGACGTATATAAATGTGAAGGTGCTGTATTTTAATATCAAATACAGCTTTGAGATAAACAGGATCAAGAAAGAAATTGTAAAAGAAAAAGTCTTGCAAGATGACTTGAAGGATAAGATAAAGGATACAAAGAAAGAGAGTTATATTGAGGAGAAAGCAAGAACAATCCTCGGGCTTGTGAAAAAAGGGGAAGTTGCTTATCAAATCATAAACAAAAAGGGTGATCGCGATTAA